In Vibrio lentus, a single genomic region encodes these proteins:
- the dnaN gene encoding DNA polymerase III subunit beta has translation MKFTIERSHLIKPLQQVSGALGGRPTLPILGNLLIKVEDNVLSMTATDLEVELISRVTLEGDFEAGSITVPSRKFLDICRGLPDSSVITVVLDGDRVQVRSGRSRFSLATLPAADFPNIEDWSSEVEVSVTQAELRGLIEKTQFSMANQDVRYYLNGMLFEIEGSILRSVATDGHRMAVSQAQLGADFAQKQIIVPRKGVQELVKLLDAPEQPVTLQIGNSNVRAEVNNYVFTSKLVDGRFPDYRRVMPQNTTKTLEAGCDELRSAFSRAAILSNEKFRGVRVNLVDSEMRITANNPEQEEAEEVLDVTFDGDALEIGFNVSYVLDVLNTLRCEQVRISMSDANASALIENAQDDSAMYVVMPIRL, from the coding sequence ATGAAATTTACCATTGAACGTAGTCACCTGATTAAGCCATTACAACAAGTATCTGGCGCGCTAGGTGGCAGGCCAACGCTTCCAATTCTAGGAAACCTACTGATTAAAGTAGAAGATAACGTGTTGTCGATGACAGCGACGGATCTAGAAGTTGAACTGATCAGCCGTGTAACGCTTGAAGGTGATTTCGAAGCGGGCAGCATTACCGTACCTTCACGTAAGTTCCTAGATATCTGTCGTGGCTTGCCAGACAGCTCAGTGATCACCGTGGTATTGGATGGTGACCGTGTTCAGGTTCGCTCTGGTCGTAGCCGCTTCTCATTGGCAACATTACCTGCGGCAGATTTTCCAAACATTGAAGACTGGAGCAGCGAAGTTGAAGTGTCTGTGACACAAGCTGAATTGCGCGGTCTGATCGAGAAAACACAATTCTCAATGGCGAACCAAGACGTTCGTTACTACCTCAACGGTATGTTGTTTGAGATTGAAGGTTCTATCTTACGTAGTGTCGCAACTGATGGCCACCGTATGGCGGTATCACAAGCGCAACTGGGTGCCGATTTTGCTCAAAAGCAGATCATTGTTCCTCGTAAGGGGGTTCAAGAGCTAGTGAAGCTACTCGATGCACCTGAACAGCCAGTAACGCTGCAAATTGGTAACTCTAATGTGCGCGCTGAAGTGAACAACTATGTATTCACTTCTAAACTCGTTGATGGTCGTTTCCCTGATTATCGCCGCGTAATGCCGCAAAATACCACCAAGACATTGGAAGCTGGCTGTGATGAGTTACGTTCAGCGTTTTCTCGTGCTGCGATTCTGTCGAATGAAAAATTCCGTGGTGTTCGCGTTAATCTTGTCGATAGCGAGATGCGCATTACCGCGAATAACCCAGAGCAAGAAGAAGCGGAAGAAGTGCTAGACGTAACCTTTGATGGTGACGCACTAGAGATTGGCTTCAACGTAAGCTACGTATTGGATGTATTAAATACGCTGCGTTGTGAACAGGTTCGCATCTCAATGTCAGACGCGAATGCGAGTGCCTTGATTGAGAATGCACAAGATGACAGCGCGATGTACGTTGTTATGCCGATTCGTTTGTAA
- the dnaA gene encoding chromosomal replication initiator protein DnaA: MSSSLWLQCLQQLQEELPATEFSMWVRPLQAELNGNTLTLFAPNRFVLDWVRDKYLNSINRLLQEYCGNDIPHLHFEIGSKRVTAPKSETVAPARTRTAADVAAESSAPAQLQARKPVHNIWRDEEPVAVDLNHRSNVNPKHKFNNFVEGKSNQLGLAAARQVSDNPGTAYNPLFLYGGTGLGKTHLLHAVGNAIVDNKPNAKVVYMHSERFVQDMVKALQNNAIEEFKRYYRSVDALLIDDIQFFANKERSQEEFFHTFNALLEGNQQIILTSDRYPKEINGVEDRLKSRFGWGLTVAIEPPELETRVAILMKKAEDHQIHLADEVAFFIAKRLRSNVRELEGALNRVIANANFTGRPITIDFVREALRDLLALQEKLVTIDNIQKTVAEYYKIKVADLLSKRRSRSVARPRQLAMALAKELTNHSLPEIGDAFGGRDHTTVLHACRKIAQLREESHDIKEDYSNLIRTLSS, encoded by the coding sequence GTGTCATCTTCGCTTTGGTTGCAATGCTTGCAACAGCTTCAAGAAGAATTACCAGCTACAGAATTCAGTATGTGGGTACGTCCGTTACAAGCGGAGCTCAATGGTAATACTCTAACTCTATTTGCACCAAACCGATTTGTACTCGATTGGGTGCGCGATAAGTACCTAAATAGCATCAACCGTTTGCTACAAGAATATTGTGGTAATGATATTCCACATCTTCATTTTGAGATTGGAAGTAAACGAGTTACTGCTCCAAAATCTGAGACTGTCGCCCCAGCTCGTACACGTACAGCCGCTGATGTGGCCGCTGAATCGTCAGCACCTGCGCAGTTACAAGCTCGTAAGCCTGTTCACAATATATGGCGTGATGAAGAGCCTGTAGCGGTTGACCTTAACCACCGTTCAAACGTAAACCCAAAACATAAGTTCAATAACTTTGTTGAGGGTAAATCAAACCAATTGGGTTTGGCGGCGGCACGTCAGGTTTCTGATAATCCAGGAACAGCCTATAACCCGTTGTTTTTATATGGTGGAACTGGTTTAGGTAAGACGCACTTGTTGCATGCGGTGGGTAACGCCATTGTTGACAACAAACCGAATGCTAAAGTGGTTTACATGCATTCTGAGCGTTTTGTTCAGGATATGGTGAAGGCGCTACAAAATAACGCGATTGAAGAATTTAAGCGCTACTACCGTAGTGTTGATGCCTTGCTTATCGATGATATCCAATTCTTCGCGAATAAAGAGCGTTCTCAAGAAGAGTTCTTCCATACCTTTAACGCGCTGCTTGAAGGCAACCAACAGATCATCCTAACGTCTGACCGTTATCCAAAAGAGATCAACGGGGTAGAGGATCGTCTTAAATCTCGCTTCGGTTGGGGTTTGACGGTTGCGATTGAGCCACCAGAGCTTGAGACTCGTGTTGCGATCTTAATGAAGAAAGCAGAAGACCACCAAATTCATCTTGCGGATGAAGTGGCATTCTTTATTGCTAAGCGTTTACGCTCTAACGTTCGTGAGCTTGAAGGCGCATTGAACCGTGTTATTGCGAATGCAAACTTCACTGGCCGTCCGATTACGATCGATTTCGTGCGTGAAGCACTGCGTGACCTACTTGCCCTGCAAGAAAAACTGGTCACCATTGATAACATTCAAAAGACAGTCGCTGAATACTACAAAATCAAAGTTGCTGATCTATTATCTAAACGTCGTTCTCGTTCTGTTGCTCGTCCACGCCAACTGGCGATGGCATTGGCTAAAGAGCTGACTAACCACAGCTTGCCTGAGATTGGCGATGCATTCGGTGGCCGCGACCACACGACCGTGTTGCACGCTTGTCGTAAGATTGCTCAGCTGCGTGAAGAGAGCCACGACATTAAAGAAGATTATTCGAACTTGATTCGTACCCTTTCTTCTTAA